The following proteins are co-located in the Salvelinus namaycush isolate Seneca chromosome 31, SaNama_1.0, whole genome shotgun sequence genome:
- the LOC120026023 gene encoding nuclear apoptosis-inducing factor 1-like, giving the protein MASNTKKRKMNFSEREVEIIVEEIEKQKHTLVNHFNAGVTHIAKNNAWIEILKKVNAVTTCPRELAEVKKKWSDMKTEVRRKVAQARAAIEETTTDCTPVPVILTAMQQRICNLLGEATIISLPTGDPDAEITLPVTMSSATTVTLTESLQTASASCEETKLDAETTYHTLEEGGVVEYCTTTEATPTVVTAVESHPVEMLTSVSSSPPHSQAKPQELKSRIALNSARLLQEQRVTNVHVRQIAQHLEGQNELLQMIRRSQEAQAYAQERQAQALEGTQAALLALVQMMRPALKDLRKFLQSGTDNSNNSAGAAAEGSEQRPKTPPPQPADEG; this is encoded by the exons ATGGCATCGAATACCAAAAAAAGAAAAATGAATTTTTCAGAGAGGGAGGTCGAAATTATTGTGGAGGAAATAGAGAAACAAAAGCACACACTCGTTAACCACTTCAATGCTGGAGTCACTCACATAGCAAAGAATAACGCGTGGATAGAAATTCTGAAGAAGGTGAACGCTGTAACAACATGCCCAAGAGAGTTGGCTGAAGTCAAGAAGAAGTGGTCGGATATGAAGACCGAGGTGAGGCGCAAAGTGGCCCAGGCTAGGGCGGCAATTGAGGAGACCACTACCGACTGCACTCCTGTTCCCGTCATCCTCACTGCTATGCAGCAGCGTATTTGTAACCTTCTGGGAGAGGCGACTATCATCAGTTTACCTACTGGAGACCCAGATGCTGAGATAACTTTACCTGTTACTATGAGTTCAGCCACCACCGTGACACTCACAGAGA GCCTTCAGACAGCTTCAGCATCATGCGAGGAGACTAAATTAGATG CCGAGACCACATACCACACACTGGAGGAAGGCGGTGTGGTGGAGTACTGCACCACCACTGAAGCCACGCCCACCGTGGTGACCGCTGTGGAGTCGCATCCGGTGGAGATGCTGACGTCAGTGTCGTCTTCTCCGCCACACAGCCAGGCCAAGCCCCAGGAGCTGAAGAGCCGCATCGCCCTCAACTCAGCCCGGCTCCTCCAAGAACAGCGGGTTACCAATGTGCACGTGAGGCAGATTGCCCAGCACCTGGAGGGCCAGAACGAGCTGCTGCAGATGATCCGGAGATCCCAGGAAGCGCAGGCCTACGCCCAGGAGAGgcaggcccaggccctggagGGAACCCAGGCAGCCCTGCTGGCCCTGGTTCAGATGATGAGGCCTGCTCTCAAGGACCTGAGGAAGTTCCTGCAGAGCGGGACTGACAACTCCAACAACAGCGCTGGGGCTGCTGCAGAGGGTTCAGAACAGAGGCCCAAGACCCCGCCTCCACAGCCAGCAGACGAAGGATAA